One region of Cucurbita pepo subsp. pepo cultivar mu-cu-16 chromosome LG03, ASM280686v2, whole genome shotgun sequence genomic DNA includes:
- the LOC111789702 gene encoding 40S ribosomal protein S15-4-like, which yields MADDNPDVTAAGAVPKKRTFKKFSFRGVDLDALLDMSTDELVKLFTARARRRFRRGLTRKPMALIKKLRKAKREAPPGEKPEPVRTHLRNMIIVPEMIGSIIGVYNGKTFNQVEIKPEMIGHYLAEFSISYKPVKHGRPGIGATHSSRFIPLK from the exons ATG GCGGACGATAATCCCGATGTGACGGCGGCAGGAGCAGTGCCGAAGAAGAGGACGTTCAAGAAGTTCAGTTTCCGTGGAGTCGACTTGGATGCTCTCCTCGACATGTCCACCGACGAGCTCGTCAAGCTCTTCACTGCCAGGGCTCGCAGAAG GTTCCGGAGGGGTCTGACAAGGAAGCCAATGGCTCTGATCAAGAAGCTCCGTAAAGCG AAACGCGAGGCACCACCGGGTGAGAAGCCAGAACCGGTTAGAACCCACCTTCGAAACATGATCATAGTTCCTGAAATGATTGGAAGTATCATTGGAGTTTACAATGGGAAGACCTTCAATCAGGTTGAAATCAAACCGGAGATGATTGGCCATTACCTAGCTGAGTTTTCTATATCATACAAGCCTGTTAAGCATGGTCGACCTGGTATTGGTGCTACTCACTCGTCGAGGTTCATTCCTCTGAAGTGA
- the LOC111789938 gene encoding uncharacterized protein LOC111789938, with translation MKHEDGGFGKVITSSHYLNTSFVGGVPAAGSRHFRRTSKAVINNQKLIPHLHRTESGRVDFLERFSHYVARQLGISDADDCPQLCKLANNYLRKTKGCEEEIYAYFASEADGESLYVKLMDEFDQCILSYFAFHWSQASLMITQVLGVDSEHKKLKDLVVAATRKQRFDRVSKDLKVTRVFSTLVEEMKKIGCASSKGESKCSHATPQLSQRKRSPVLLLMGGGMGAGKSTVLKDILKEPFWLEAKTNRVMVEADAFKETDVIYKAISSMGYHDDMLQTAELVHQPSIDAASSLLVTALNEGRDVILDSTLSWEPYVMQTIEMARNIHKRRYRMGVGYKVESDKVTENYWEPVSEEEEEELRKEHGEMQNRMPYRIELVGVVCDAHLAVVRGIRRAIMMGRAVRVNSQLQSHKRFANAFPKYSKVVDSVRLYSTNSFGKPPKLIHRKEGDDPFQMFDSEANACLSTLSNLNPDAESVYELYPNPSQFSEPEAIWKEIAPTPSRVHSQKQLRSEIKKLESSRRISNEIVQ, from the exons ATGAAGCACGAAG ATGGCGGCTTCGGGAAGGTCATTACATCGTCGCACTATCTTAATACTTCGTTTGTCGGAGGCGTCCCCGCCGCCGGGAGTCGACATTTCCGGCGGACTTCGAAGGCTGTGATCAACAATCAAAAGTTGATTCCGCATCTACATAGGACGGAGTCCGGCCGCGTTGATTTCTTGGAGAGATTTTCGCATTATGTTG CGAGGCAATTAGGGATTTCAGATGCAGATGATTGTCCTCAACTCTGCAAGTTAGCAAACAACTATTTGAGGAAAACGAAAGGGTGTGAAGAAGAAATTTATGCATATTTCGCGAGTGAAGCCGACGGAGAATCTCTGTATGTTAAATTAATGGATGAATTTGATCAATGCATCTTGAGCTATTTCGCATTCCATTGGAGCCAAGCTTCCTTGATGATTACTCAG GTTTTGGGTGTTGACTCCGAGCACAAGAAGCTGAAGGATCTTGTGGTGGCAGCGACTAg GAAGCAGAGATTCGATAGGGTGAGTAAGGATCTGAAAGTGACAAGGGTGTTCTCTACTTTGGTGgaggagatgaagaagattgGATGTGCTTCATCTAAGGGCGAGTCAAAATGCTCCCACGCAACGCCGCAATTGTctcaaagaaagagaagcccTGTGCTTCTTCTTATGGGTGGTGGCATGGGGGCTGGCAAGAGTACTGTCCTCAAAGACATTCTTAAAGA GCCTTTCTGGTTGGaagcaaaaacaaacagaGTGATGGTTGAGGCAGATGCCTTCAAAGAGACTGATGTTATCTACAAAGCCATCAGCTCGATGGGCTATCACGACGACATGCTTCAGACAGCCGAATTA GTACACCAGCCATCAATTGATGCTGCATCTTCGTTGCTGGTTACAGCGTTAAATGAGGGACGGGACGTGATATTGGACAGCACTCTGTCATGGGAGCCATACGTCATGCAGACAATTGAAATGGCACGAAATATTCACAAGCGTCGATATCGAATGGGAGTTGGGTACAAGGTAGAGAGCGACAAAGTCACAGAGAATTACTGGGAGCCTgtgagtgaagaagaagaggaggaattGAGGAAGGAGCATGGAGAGATGCAAAATAGAATGCCATATAGAATAGAGCTAGTTGGAGTTGTTTGTGATGCTCATCTAGCTGTTGTTAGAGGAATAAG GAGAGCCATAATGATGGGAAGAGCTGTGCGGGTGAATTCACAGTTGCAATCCCACAAGAGATTTGCTAATGCTTTTCCAAAATACTCCAAAGTTGTTGATAGTGTCAGACTCTATTCCACCAATTCCTTTGGCAAACCACCTAAG TTGATCCATAGAAAAGAGGGCGATGACCCATTTCAGATGTTTGACTCAGAAGCGAATGCGTGTTTGTCAACGTTGAGCAATTTGAACCCTGATGCAGAATCGGTTTACGAGCTATACCCGAACCCGAGCCAATTTTCTGAACCCGAGGCCATCTGGAAGGAAATCGCTCCAACCCCTTCGAGGGTCCATTCTCAGAAACAGCTGAGATCTGAGATTAAAAAGCTAGAGAGTTCAAGAAGAATCTCTAATGAAATTGTACAGTGA